A genomic segment from Nitratiruptor sp. YY08-10 encodes:
- a CDS encoding FliI/YscN family ATPase, giving the protein MNLVKRLKTHPKYLIKGKITSIKGPLIEAVLPDVSIGDLCYLDNGVEAEVVGFRDGKTLLMTYDDLFGIRIGSFISSSLSSSKIGVGEDLLGTVLDPFGNPLNKEKVQIETKVSLKNETINPLLRERIKLPLDVGVRSINGLFTIGKGQRIGIFASAGVGKSTLLGMVSRFTSADINVIALIGERGREVREFIEDNLGQDGLQKSIVVVATSDQPPLAKLRAVHIAMAYATYFSKRGKDVLFLVDSLTRLAMAQREIGLLVGEPPTSKGYTPSVFTLLPKIIERAGTFRNQGSITGIYTVLFEGEELSSDPIADAAVGFLDGHVVLSKEMAQKRVFPAVDPLKSISRLAPQLVTPEISEFQAQFIQIYALYKENEDMINMGLYKPGSSQKIDLAIKYYPKCLEYLRQSIDEPVNLEKSFEDLKNLILSAKSDGFFSY; this is encoded by the coding sequence ATGAACTTAGTCAAGAGATTGAAAACTCATCCAAAATATCTGATTAAAGGGAAGATTACAAGTATTAAAGGTCCGTTAATCGAAGCTGTTTTGCCCGATGTTTCCATAGGAGATTTATGTTATCTAGATAATGGGGTTGAAGCAGAAGTTGTCGGTTTTCGCGATGGAAAAACACTGTTGATGACCTATGATGATCTATTTGGGATTCGCATAGGCAGTTTCATCTCTTCATCTCTCTCTTCATCCAAAATCGGCGTAGGCGAAGATCTTTTAGGAACGGTTCTTGATCCCTTTGGCAATCCTTTGAATAAAGAAAAGGTGCAAATCGAAACAAAAGTCTCTTTAAAAAATGAAACGATCAATCCTCTTTTGAGAGAGCGTATCAAACTTCCTTTAGATGTAGGTGTACGAAGCATTAACGGACTCTTTACGATAGGAAAAGGTCAAAGAATAGGAATTTTTGCCAGTGCAGGGGTGGGGAAATCGACACTTCTTGGGATGGTTTCAAGATTTACGAGTGCCGATATCAATGTGATTGCACTTATTGGTGAGCGTGGTAGGGAAGTACGAGAATTTATAGAAGACAATCTGGGTCAAGATGGCTTGCAAAAATCTATAGTTGTCGTTGCTACTTCGGATCAACCACCTTTGGCAAAACTTCGAGCTGTCCATATCGCTATGGCATATGCAACATATTTTTCGAAAAGAGGCAAGGATGTCCTGTTCTTAGTTGATTCACTTACGAGACTAGCTATGGCGCAACGAGAGATCGGGCTGCTCGTGGGTGAACCGCCTACGTCCAAAGGGTATACGCCTTCTGTATTTACATTACTTCCTAAAATAATAGAGCGAGCCGGGACATTTCGCAATCAAGGAAGCATTACCGGTATCTATACCGTTTTATTTGAGGGAGAGGAGTTGTCAAGTGATCCTATAGCAGATGCGGCAGTCGGTTTTTTAGATGGTCATGTGGTCCTTTCAAAGGAGATGGCACAAAAAAGAGTGTTTCCTGCAGTTGATCCATTAAAAAGCATCAGCAGACTCGCGCCGCAACTTGTAACACCAGAAATTTCAGAATTTCAGGCCCAGTTTATTCAGATATACGCTTTGTACAAAGAGAACGAAGATATGATTAATATGGGGTTATATAAACCGGGCAGTTCACAAAAAATCGATCTTGCTATCAAATATTATCCGAAGTGCCTAGAATATTTGAGACAGTCTATCGATGAGCCTGTCAATTTGGAAAAAAGCTTTGAAGATTTGAAAAATCTAATATTATCGGCGAAAAGTGATGGATTTTTTAGTTATTAA
- a CDS encoding flagellar hook assembly protein FlgD, with amino-acid sequence MALEPIQTIQGYAGKEINVYDKNVDQSKMDKEGFLKVLLANFQFQDPFEAQDIAKFIDNTVKLRELEVLNNFETSVNTLANGTERLLSAANLIGKKVVYTGNETFVENGKTDVSVKLDEDVNYLALYLYDENGNVVYQKELTETIPAGTSKRFEINDESIPDGVYNVGVVAKNGEEEISQVEIHSTGLVDGVEKEGSEIVLSVNSGQSVKLNDVYSIGG; translated from the coding sequence ATGGCACTTGAACCAATCCAGACAATACAAGGGTATGCTGGAAAAGAGATCAATGTATACGATAAAAATGTTGATCAGTCCAAAATGGACAAAGAGGGTTTTTTGAAAGTGCTACTGGCAAACTTTCAATTCCAAGATCCTTTTGAAGCACAAGATATTGCAAAGTTTATCGACAATACCGTCAAACTCAGAGAGCTGGAAGTACTCAACAACTTCGAAACAAGTGTCAATACATTGGCAAACGGAACTGAACGACTTTTGAGTGCGGCAAATCTTATTGGCAAAAAAGTTGTGTATACCGGAAACGAAACATTCGTAGAAAATGGCAAAACGGATGTGAGCGTGAAACTGGATGAGGATGTGAACTACTTGGCTCTCTATCTTTATGATGAAAATGGGAATGTTGTATATCAAAAAGAGCTAACAGAGACTATACCTGCAGGTACATCGAAAAGATTTGAAATCAACGATGAGAGTATACCGGATGGTGTTTACAATGTAGGAGTGGTTGCAAAAAATGGGGAAGAAGAGATATCACAAGTTGAAATTCACTCTACTGGATTAGTCGACGGTGTGGAAAAAGAGGGGAGTGAAATTGTCTTGAGCGTGAACAGCGGTCAGAGTGTAAAACTGAATGATGTATACAGCATAGGAGGATAG
- a CDS encoding flagellar hook protein FlgE, producing MLQSFYTGNSGLNANKTWLGVISDNIANVNTNGFKQERVNFSDLVASSLTTYSSSGAPRNKEIGGGAFVAGTIKDFSQGSFKNTNQPLSLALDGEGFFMVKNPSADLTYYTRAGDFRVDANGDVISPAGLKLQGWMLDETGNIAGAMGSINIPNNLDPKNTDKVAFENPANLDAGVDAITKTFDPSDATTYHYVNTITTYDSLGTAHVLKHYFVKTDTNTWRVYTQLDDRAITYTDGANEYASLELKFNGKGELTSAYYMRIPTLNQNDTASEISDDGVFTLNTVPVLPGTVFITKDQNNQDVTWNDDGSGNIVDIKTGEIKGSISYDDGKITIIGAAGDGNTNSITVTYKDYKYTSALEASDDGTNSVYNTGITNIAPGTLAIYVWDDGTDGTNDISNGPWTDKNGDGNIYDSTNTQVGTIDYQTGTITLTNGDGDTNDTIEFEYGIKVTDLGNISTTTINYSNNESRFLNNGATDSSISEDFKKLTQLDSEFIFYAQQNGASKGDLMSISVTEDGIIKGTYTNGQVKDVARLAVATFKDKEILVRKGDNLYLPNQQTFTPIIVPGGVISKIRSGMLEMSNVDISQEFINLITAQRAYQANAKTITTSDQILQTTMDIKR from the coding sequence ATGTTACAGTCGTTTTATACTGGAAACAGTGGATTAAATGCAAATAAAACGTGGCTAGGTGTGATAAGTGATAATATAGCAAATGTCAATACTAACGGCTTTAAACAAGAGAGGGTGAACTTCAGTGATCTTGTCGCAAGTTCACTCACTACATACTCTTCATCAGGTGCTCCAAGAAATAAAGAGATTGGTGGTGGTGCTTTTGTAGCCGGAACTATTAAAGATTTTTCTCAAGGATCATTTAAAAATACTAACCAACCTCTTTCTCTTGCTTTAGATGGAGAAGGTTTTTTTATGGTGAAAAACCCTTCAGCTGATCTAACCTACTACACAAGAGCTGGTGATTTTAGAGTAGATGCGAATGGAGATGTAATTAGTCCCGCAGGGTTAAAGCTTCAAGGCTGGATGTTAGATGAGACAGGAAATATTGCAGGAGCTATGGGAAGCATCAATATACCTAACAATCTTGACCCAAAAAATACGGATAAAGTGGCATTTGAGAATCCTGCGAATCTTGATGCTGGAGTCGATGCTATCACGAAAACTTTTGATCCAAGTGATGCTACTACTTACCATTATGTAAATACTATTACCACTTACGATAGTTTGGGTACAGCTCATGTTTTAAAACACTATTTTGTGAAAACGGATACAAATACATGGCGCGTATATACTCAATTGGATGATAGGGCCATTACATACACCGATGGTGCAAATGAGTATGCATCATTGGAATTGAAATTTAACGGTAAAGGCGAACTTACTTCTGCCTATTATATGAGAATACCTACACTTAATCAAAATGATACTGCATCAGAAATTTCAGATGATGGTGTTTTTACGTTAAATACTGTTCCTGTCTTACCCGGAACAGTATTTATAACAAAAGATCAAAATAATCAAGATGTCACATGGAATGATGATGGTTCAGGCAATATTGTTGATATTAAAACAGGAGAAATTAAAGGTTCCATTAGTTATGATGATGGAAAAATAACAATAATTGGTGCAGCAGGTGATGGCAATACAAATAGTATTACAGTTACATATAAAGATTATAAATATACATCCGCATTAGAAGCAAGTGATGACGGGACAAATTCTGTTTACAATACAGGTATTACAAATATTGCTCCAGGAACATTGGCTATTTATGTTTGGGATGATGGTACAGATGGTACAAATGATATATCAAATGGGCCATGGACTGATAAAAATGGCGATGGCAATATTTATGATTCGACAAATACGCAAGTGGGTACAATAGATTATCAAACAGGTACTATTACTTTAACAAATGGTGATGGTGATACGAATGACACTATTGAATTCGAATATGGGATTAAAGTTACAGATTTAGGTAATATTTCTACAACAACTATCAATTATTCAAATAATGAAAGTCGTTTTTTAAATAATGGTGCTACAGACTCCTCTATTTCTGAAGATTTTAAAAAGCTAACACAACTCGATAGCGAATTCATCTTCTACGCGCAGCAAAATGGTGCGAGTAAGGGTGATTTGATGAGTATCAGTGTAACAGAAGATGGTATCATTAAAGGAACTTATACAAATGGTCAAGTAAAAGATGTAGCAAGACTCGCAGTTGCAACTTTTAAGGATAAAGAGATCTTGGTTCGAAAAGGGGACAATCTGTACTTACCAAATCAACAGACTTTCACACCTATAATCGTTCCTGGTGGCGTCATCAGTAAGATACGAAGTGGTATGCTTGAGATGAGTAACGTGGATATCTCTCAAGAATTCATCAACCTCATTACTGCACAACGTGCATATCAGGCAAATGCAAAAACGATCACCACATCTGATCAGATACTCCAAACGACGATGGACATAAAGCGATAG
- the fliL gene encoding flagellar basal body-associated protein FliL, with protein sequence MAEEAKEQEESQGGGKKKLIIILLIVLILLGGGGAAAYKFLVLDKQKKEENKKEKKAEKIAEDLKNIEDLGITYDVGTFIVNLQDKDADRYLKVTIVLDVQDEKVKQELEKRLPQVKDAITTLLFTKSSYELRTAEGIEELKEQILKRVNAILPIGGVKNVYFTDFVIQTA encoded by the coding sequence ATGGCTGAAGAAGCAAAAGAACAGGAAGAGTCACAAGGTGGCGGGAAAAAAAAGCTCATAATCATTCTTTTGATTGTTCTTATCCTCTTGGGCGGGGGTGGTGCTGCTGCGTACAAATTTTTGGTATTGGACAAGCAGAAAAAAGAGGAAAATAAAAAAGAGAAAAAAGCAGAAAAAATAGCGGAAGATCTCAAGAATATTGAAGATCTCGGTATCACATACGATGTTGGAACATTTATTGTCAATTTGCAGGATAAAGATGCAGATCGTTATTTGAAAGTGACAATTGTTCTGGATGTGCAGGATGAGAAGGTAAAACAGGAGCTTGAAAAGAGACTGCCTCAGGTCAAGGATGCGATAACGACGCTCCTTTTTACCAAGTCGTCTTATGAACTTCGTACGGCCGAAGGAATCGAAGAGTTAAAAGAGCAAATCCTAAAAAGAGTCAATGCTATCTTACCGATAGGCGGTGTGAAGAATGTCTATTTTACCGATTTTGTGATTCAAACAGCATAG
- a CDS encoding FliM/FliN family flagellar motor switch protein, which produces MDKEIGEQKDLSLLEDISLKMSVRLGSTKKMIIEILSLKEGDVIELEKNTEDYIDVMLNDKKMAIGEIVVINDKYGVRIVDLA; this is translated from the coding sequence ATGGATAAAGAGATAGGTGAACAAAAAGATCTCTCTTTATTGGAAGATATTTCGTTAAAGATGAGCGTGCGGCTGGGGAGCACAAAAAAGATGATTATAGAGATACTCTCTCTCAAAGAGGGGGATGTGATTGAACTTGAAAAAAATACCGAAGACTACATTGACGTTATGCTCAACGACAAGAAAATGGCAATTGGGGAAATCGTCGTTATTAATGATAAGTATGGAGTGAGGATTGTAGATCTTGCTTGA
- the fliP gene encoding flagellar type III secretion system pore protein FliP (The bacterial flagellar biogenesis protein FliP forms a type III secretion system (T3SS)-type pore required for flagellar assembly.): MRKIFLLLLFVGMPLFAANDINALLDQLKNVDTTLKILALFTILSLAPAILITMTSFTRIVIVLGLLRQALGIPQSPPNQVIIALSLFLTFFIMKPVFDQIYVDAVQPYMQHKMSDMEAVEAAMKPIKKFLVNNTQKEELKLFLDINKTAPKNYNDISLSVLLPAFLVSEIKIAFEIAFVIFLPFLVIDMLVASILMSMGMMMIPPMMISLPFKLILFILSDGWELLIKALIKGYQ, translated from the coding sequence ATGAGAAAAATCTTTCTATTATTACTTTTTGTAGGAATGCCTCTTTTCGCGGCAAATGATATCAATGCTTTGCTGGATCAGTTAAAAAATGTCGATACGACACTAAAAATTCTTGCCCTTTTTACTATTTTAAGTCTCGCCCCTGCCATTTTGATCACGATGACATCTTTTACAAGAATTGTCATTGTTTTAGGACTTCTTCGCCAAGCTCTTGGTATTCCCCAGTCCCCTCCAAACCAGGTGATTATCGCGTTATCACTTTTTTTGACATTTTTTATCATGAAACCCGTGTTTGATCAAATTTATGTGGACGCAGTACAGCCGTATATGCAACATAAGATGAGTGATATGGAAGCTGTGGAAGCAGCGATGAAGCCAATAAAAAAGTTTTTGGTCAATAATACTCAAAAAGAGGAACTAAAGCTCTTTTTGGATATCAACAAAACTGCACCAAAAAATTACAATGATATCAGTTTGTCTGTTTTGTTACCGGCATTTTTAGTCAGTGAGATTAAGATCGCTTTTGAGATAGCCTTTGTTATTTTTTTACCCTTTTTGGTAATTGATATGTTGGTGGCAAGTATTTTAATGTCCATGGGTATGATGATGATTCCTCCTATGATGATCTCTCTTCCATTCAAACTGATACTTTTCATTCTTTCAGATGGATGGGAACTGCTGATTAAAGCGCTTATTAAAGGATATCAATGA
- the fliQ gene encoding flagellar biosynthesis protein FliQ has product MNVDQAITLVEQMLKITALVSLPPLATAFGVGLIISIFQAATQIQEMTLTFIPKIIATVVALIIFGSWMFMTLIDYYKSIFDSISHLVQ; this is encoded by the coding sequence ATGAATGTTGATCAAGCTATCACATTGGTAGAACAGATGCTAAAGATCACGGCACTGGTGAGTTTGCCTCCGTTAGCGACAGCTTTTGGTGTAGGTCTTATTATCAGCATTTTCCAAGCGGCGACCCAGATTCAGGAAATGACATTGACATTTATTCCAAAAATCATAGCGACGGTAGTTGCGTTAATTATATTTGGTTCATGGATGTTCATGACATTGATCGATTATTATAAATCAATATTTGATTCGATTTCTCATTTGGTTCAATGA
- the fliR gene encoding flagellar biosynthetic protein FliR: protein MSISLDQIYFAILVFFRVGAIFLSLPVLNANYIPNNIKLLLVLAFSFYLLQNLTIHYDFSKVTLMQFTLMILKEILLGFSIGLLVSIFVAAFTYAAEIISYFMGFTIVNVFDPTYGQVSILSRLFIMLFFILFFVTDVYHIFIISIVKSFEYIPLIQTSYPDSFFTYLFQKSGLIFSLSFQLAFPFALIVYLINLALALVNRLIPQINVFIVGLPLQIFVGIVALMIGAGVLVSVGVTYVQQMVENYFIFIKHLG, encoded by the coding sequence ATGAGTATTTCACTTGATCAGATATATTTTGCTATATTGGTGTTTTTCAGAGTAGGAGCAATATTCCTCTCTTTGCCGGTACTGAATGCAAATTATATTCCGAACAATATAAAACTGCTTCTTGTGTTGGCATTTTCTTTTTATCTCCTGCAAAATCTCACAATTCATTACGACTTCTCCAAAGTGACGCTGATGCAATTTACATTGATGATATTAAAAGAGATTTTGCTGGGGTTTTCCATTGGTCTACTCGTTTCGATATTTGTTGCTGCATTTACCTATGCTGCCGAGATCATTAGTTATTTTATGGGTTTTACAATTGTTAACGTGTTTGATCCCACATATGGTCAGGTTTCCATTTTAAGTAGACTTTTTATAATGCTCTTTTTTATACTCTTTTTTGTAACAGATGTGTACCATATTTTTATCATATCAATTGTTAAGAGTTTTGAATATATTCCTCTCATTCAAACTTCATATCCGGACTCCTTTTTTACCTATCTGTTTCAAAAAAGCGGATTGATTTTTAGTCTCTCTTTTCAGCTTGCTTTTCCATTTGCTCTCATAGTCTATTTGATAAATTTGGCTTTAGCTTTGGTGAACAGGCTCATTCCACAGATAAATGTTTTTATTGTAGGTTTGCCGCTACAGATTTTTGTAGGAATAGTTGCTTTGATGATTGGAGCTGGGGTTTTGGTTTCCGTGGGAGTTACCTATGTACAGCAGATGGTGGAAAACTACTTTATATTTATAAAGCATTTAGGATAA
- the flhB gene encoding flagellar biosynthesis protein FlhB: MAKDPSKTEKATPRRREKAREEGQVAKSQDIPISATLIIVFLLFIAYIPFAYKKLFELFTLIFSDPMYNIPQYNYSILYLVMEFMGYLIIPFFLALLITGVVSNIAQIGFLFTFKTMIPKLEKIDPISGLKRLFSLKTLFELVKNILKLIAATVVSYFLVQFLLQDVFQYALTTPYKDAVLLVKYTLIMILGFAILSIPIAAIDFFFRKFEFEENIKMSKHEIKEEHKQMEGNPQIKSEIRKRMREMSMNRIMAEVPKADVVITNPTHFAIALKYEKEKMHAPKVVAKGKDYLALKIKEVAKEHGVPIEENPPLARAIYQACEVDEYIPENLYKAIAKIFAKVFKKKRQKL, from the coding sequence GTGGCAAAAGATCCAAGTAAAACCGAAAAGGCCACCCCCCGTAGGCGGGAAAAAGCACGAGAAGAGGGACAGGTAGCAAAAAGTCAGGATATTCCCATATCAGCGACATTGATTATCGTCTTTTTGCTTTTTATTGCTTATATTCCTTTTGCATATAAAAAACTGTTTGAGCTTTTTACACTTATTTTTTCTGATCCAATGTACAATATTCCGCAATACAACTACTCGATACTCTATTTGGTCATGGAGTTTATGGGATATTTGATAATCCCCTTCTTTCTTGCACTTCTGATAACCGGTGTTGTATCGAATATAGCACAAATCGGCTTTCTTTTTACATTTAAAACTATGATTCCAAAACTGGAAAAAATTGATCCTATTTCAGGACTGAAACGGCTCTTTTCCTTGAAAACGCTTTTTGAGCTTGTCAAAAATATTTTAAAATTGATTGCCGCAACTGTCGTAAGTTATTTTTTAGTGCAATTTTTACTCCAAGACGTTTTCCAATATGCTTTGACTACACCGTATAAAGATGCCGTACTTTTGGTGAAATATACCCTTATCATGATTCTAGGATTTGCGATATTATCCATTCCGATCGCTGCTATTGACTTTTTCTTCAGAAAGTTTGAATTTGAAGAGAATATCAAAATGAGTAAACACGAAATCAAAGAAGAACACAAACAGATGGAAGGGAATCCTCAGATAAAATCTGAGATTCGGAAACGGATGCGAGAAATGAGCATGAATAGAATCATGGCCGAAGTTCCAAAAGCGGATGTGGTCATTACCAACCCGACGCATTTTGCTATTGCTTTGAAATATGAAAAAGAGAAAATGCATGCACCAAAAGTCGTTGCAAAAGGAAAAGACTATCTTGCATTAAAGATCAAAGAAGTAGCAAAGGAACACGGTGTTCCTATAGAAGAGAATCCACCTTTGGCAAGAGCAATTTATCAAGCCTGTGAAGTGGATGAGTATATCCCGGAAAATCTCTATAAAGCGATAGCGAAAATCTTTGCAAAAGTATTCAAAAAAAAGAGACAAAAGTTATAA